One window of Planktothrix serta PCC 8927 genomic DNA carries:
- a CDS encoding AAA-like domain-containing protein, translating to MSSASRKKKTILFLAANPESSCQLRLDKEVREIEEGLKRSQKRSKFKLEKRSAVTPKDMQRAILDLNPQIIHFSGHGVGKGGLELEDEQGQVKLVSAEALGRLFELFKEQIECVVLNACYSEVQAQAIVKYIPHVIGMKQAVSDQAAIAFAMGFYDALGAGKDYNFAYKSGCTSISMAGINEGLNPIIKRQDDLESPSIQKPGLSKISSTTITNFSDILDSPEGSVSLDSPLYIERPPIEADCYETILKTGALIRIKAPRQMGKTSLMQRILNTAKQQQHQTAYLNFQEFDHDSLNSLDLFLQGFCANVANGLELEDKLSDFWKGGLGSKTKCSNYFQRYLLTTISQPLTLGLDEVDQVFQHLEIAQEFFALLRTWHEKGKNEPVWQRLRLVIAHSKEVYIPLNINQSPFNVGLPIELPELTVEQVTDLVKRHGLSWSKLEIDSLMGMVDGHPYLVRKALYEMARSRLTLEEFITISPTEEGLYSDHLRRLLSNLNQNDGELANAMKKVVASENPVRLEGNLGFKLRSMGLVKFRGNDVIPLCNLYRLYFSDRLGV from the coding sequence ATGAGTAGTGCCAGTCGCAAGAAAAAAACGATTTTATTTTTAGCCGCAAATCCTGAATCTTCTTGCCAGTTACGTTTAGATAAAGAAGTTAGAGAAATCGAAGAAGGATTAAAACGATCTCAAAAAAGATCAAAATTTAAGTTAGAGAAAAGATCCGCAGTCACACCCAAAGATATGCAGCGTGCTATCTTAGACTTAAATCCTCAAATTATTCACTTTTCCGGTCATGGAGTCGGAAAGGGTGGGTTAGAGTTAGAAGATGAACAGGGACAAGTCAAACTGGTGAGTGCTGAAGCGTTAGGGCGTTTATTTGAACTGTTTAAAGAACAGATAGAATGTGTGGTTTTAAATGCTTGTTACTCAGAAGTTCAAGCCCAAGCTATTGTTAAGTATATTCCTCATGTAATTGGGATGAAACAGGCAGTGAGTGATCAGGCTGCTATTGCATTTGCAATGGGATTTTATGATGCTTTAGGGGCGGGAAAAGACTATAATTTTGCTTATAAATCAGGCTGTACGAGTATTAGTATGGCAGGAATTAATGAGGGACTAAACCCGATTATTAAACGACAAGATGATTTAGAATCTCCGAGCATTCAAAAACCTGGTTTATCGAAAATATCCTCCACAACAATAACGAATTTTTCTGATATTTTAGATAGTCCTGAAGGGTCAGTGAGTTTAGATTCTCCCCTTTATATTGAACGTCCTCCCATTGAAGCAGATTGTTATGAAACCATCTTAAAAACAGGGGCATTAATTAGAATTAAAGCTCCCCGACAGATGGGAAAAACTTCTTTAATGCAGCGTATTCTTAACACCGCTAAACAACAGCAACATCAAACGGCTTATCTAAATTTTCAAGAATTTGATCATGATTCTCTCAATAGTCTTGATTTGTTTTTACAGGGATTTTGTGCTAATGTTGCTAATGGGTTAGAATTAGAGGATAAATTATCGGATTTTTGGAAAGGAGGTTTAGGGAGTAAAACCAAATGTAGTAACTATTTTCAACGGTATTTATTGACAACAATTTCTCAACCCTTAACCCTGGGATTAGATGAAGTGGATCAGGTGTTTCAACATCTTGAAATTGCTCAAGAATTTTTTGCGTTACTGCGAACTTGGCACGAAAAGGGCAAAAATGAACCTGTATGGCAACGTTTACGGCTAGTAATTGCCCATTCTAAAGAAGTTTATATTCCCTTAAATATTAATCAATCTCCCTTTAATGTGGGTTTACCGATTGAATTACCAGAATTAACGGTAGAACAAGTTACAGATTTAGTCAAACGACATGGTTTAAGCTGGTCAAAATTAGAAATAGACAGTTTAATGGGAATGGTAGATGGACACCCGTATTTAGTCAGAAAAGCGTTGTATGAAATGGCGCGATCGCGTTTAACTTTAGAAGAATTTATCACAATTTCTCCTACTGAAGAAGGGTTATATAGTGATCATTTACGTCGTCTTTTATCTAACTTAAATCAAAATGATGGAGAATTAGCTAATGCGATGAAAAAAGTTGTTGCTTCGGAGAATCCTGTGCGGTTAGAAGGCAATTTAGGCTTTAAACTGAGAAGTATGGGTTTAGTTAAATTTCGGGGAAATGATGTGATTCCGTTGTGTAATCTTTATCGGCTTTATTTTAGCGATCGCTTGGGGGTATAA
- a CDS encoding aldehyde dehydrogenase yields the protein MSEQTHFSREQGTGNGESGVKSRRGGVTPPVTVNRQPSTIQYLIQQQRDFFATGQTQNIQFRLTQLYHLKQAIAVHETAIINAVKADLSRPDLEAYFELAPVAEINYAIKHLKSWVKPQKVRASFSQLPASTWIYPQPLGIVLIIAPWNYPFQLIISPLIGAIAAGNCAILKPSEIAVNTSKIISDIISKTFNSEYITVVEGGVETSQELLAEKFDHIFFTGGTKVGQIVMEAAAKHLTPVTLELGGKSPCIVDDNIQLDYTAKRIIWGKFINAGQTCIAPDYVLVNSRIKSELILGLQKWIQTFFGDHPETSPDYSRIINLFHFNRLEEFLKAGNIIIGGQRNAETKYIAPTLIDHISWDDSIMQEEIFGPILPILEYQDLGEAIAKINSRPKPLALYLFSRNQDKQNRILQETSSGTLCFNDTVLQFGGKSLPFGGVGESGIGSYHGKATFDRFCHYKSVLKQTFLLDLPLRYAPYKGKEWLIKRILMQ from the coding sequence ATGAGTGAACAAACCCATTTTTCAAGGGAACAGGGAACAGGGAATGGGGAGTCGGGAGTCAAAAGCCGTAGGGGTGGGGTAACCCCGCCCGTAACCGTCAACCGTCAACCGTCAACTATTCAGTATTTAATTCAGCAACAGCGAGACTTTTTTGCCACAGGACAAACCCAGAATATCCAGTTTCGCCTCACACAACTTTATCATTTAAAACAGGCGATCGCAGTCCATGAAACGGCTATTATTAACGCTGTAAAAGCCGATTTAAGCCGTCCCGATCTGGAAGCTTATTTTGAACTCGCCCCCGTTGCTGAGATTAATTATGCCATTAAACATCTCAAATCTTGGGTTAAACCGCAAAAAGTCCGGGCATCTTTTAGTCAGCTTCCGGCGTCAACGTGGATTTATCCTCAACCCTTGGGAATTGTATTAATTATAGCACCTTGGAATTATCCGTTTCAACTGATAATTTCTCCGTTAATTGGGGCGATCGCGGCGGGAAATTGTGCAATTTTAAAACCTTCAGAAATTGCAGTAAATACCTCTAAAATTATTAGTGATATTATCAGCAAAACCTTTAATTCTGAATATATTACTGTTGTTGAAGGGGGAGTCGAAACCAGTCAAGAATTATTAGCCGAAAAGTTTGATCATATTTTCTTTACAGGCGGTACAAAAGTCGGTCAAATTGTGATGGAAGCTGCGGCCAAACATTTAACCCCAGTCACCTTAGAGTTAGGGGGGAAAAGTCCCTGTATTGTGGATGATAATATTCAATTAGATTATACCGCAAAACGGATTATTTGGGGTAAATTTATTAATGCAGGTCAAACTTGTATTGCTCCTGATTATGTGTTAGTGAATTCTCGAATAAAATCAGAATTAATCCTAGGGTTGCAAAAGTGGATTCAAACTTTTTTTGGAGATCATCCCGAAACTAGCCCCGATTATTCCAGAATAATTAATTTATTTCATTTTAACAGATTAGAGGAATTTTTAAAAGCGGGTAATATTATTATCGGAGGTCAAAGGAATGCAGAAACAAAATATATTGCTCCCACTTTAATTGATCATATTTCCTGGGATGATTCTATTATGCAGGAAGAAATTTTTGGGCCGATTTTACCGATTTTAGAGTATCAGGATTTAGGAGAAGCGATCGCAAAAATTAACAGTCGTCCGAAACCGTTAGCCTTATATTTATTTTCTCGGAATCAAGATAAACAAAACCGAATCTTACAAGAAACATCATCAGGAACACTCTGTTTTAATGACACAGTATTGCAATTTGGGGGTAAATCTTTACCTTTTGGCGGTGTAGGGGAAAGCGGGATCGGAAGTTATCATGGAAAAGCAACCTTTGATCGTTTTTGTCATTATAAAAGTGTCTTAAAACAAACGTTTTTATTAGATTTACCCCTACGTTATGCACCCTACAAAGGGAAAGAATGGTTAATCAAAAGAATTTTAATGCAATAA
- a CDS encoding NAD(P)/FAD-dependent oxidoreductase: protein MKEILYLEVPTPQTQEVCTWLQQNFQAEMGEKIITPDGFRLRFSQLNQNTTEWNELSIFVWSVQRTTYLKVFRVGQPPKTQEKLFLKRLETELRIAFPYQYSEPPEINLSEKSIFEALEKDYPLTVKYFKKMPNGEFDLKRVYWWEKRWREGVKNPQTPKQVIFKTDTSKPSDSPQYDLIYIGGALGVIHAAVMARLGYKVLLIERLPFGRMNREWNISRSELKSLIDLGLFTPTEIESFIAREYKDGFHKFFDAYNPEFAKSQVLHTPTVLNVALNAEILLKLSGEKLKQAGGEIWDETEFLKADINPNLVNIKSLYLPTQTERTATARLLVDAMGTASPIAWQLNGGRAFDSVCPTVGAVIDGGFEPGVWDATYGDVLNTHGDISRGRQLIWELFPGSGNELTFYLFHYHQVNPKNPGSLLEMYEDFFTILPEYRRCDLDKLVWKKPTFGYIPGHFSNGSSDRKVGFDRLILIGDAASLQSPLVFTGFGSLVRNLSRLTDLLNTALKHNLLTAHWLDKIRAYQTNISVTWLFSKGMMVPTGKYLPPAKINSILNTFFGVLAIAPQDIAETFIKDRTTWWIFTKLALKAARINPLLLVWILDFITLGEVLRWTKNFILFMALSVVSFLFGWLPNFTRQIQPWLEPRYPKLWMWLLTTSYALTDGLGKPQTPPLKALKLKMS from the coding sequence ATTAAAGAAATCTTATATCTTGAAGTTCCCACTCCCCAGACTCAAGAAGTTTGTACTTGGTTGCAACAAAACTTTCAAGCAGAAATGGGAGAAAAAATTATCACTCCCGATGGCTTTCGGTTACGATTTTCTCAACTTAATCAAAATACAACAGAATGGAATGAGCTTTCAATCTTTGTTTGGTCAGTTCAACGCACCACCTATTTAAAAGTCTTTCGAGTCGGTCAACCTCCAAAAACTCAAGAAAAACTATTTTTAAAGCGTTTAGAAACAGAACTTAGAATTGCCTTTCCCTATCAATATTCTGAACCTCCAGAAATTAATTTATCTGAAAAATCCATTTTTGAAGCCTTAGAAAAAGATTATCCTTTAACGGTCAAATACTTTAAAAAAATGCCCAATGGAGAATTTGATCTCAAACGGGTCTATTGGTGGGAAAAACGTTGGCGAGAAGGAGTAAAAAATCCCCAAACGCCTAAACAAGTTATTTTTAAAACTGATACTTCAAAACCCTCTGATTCTCCCCAATATGACTTAATTTATATCGGGGGTGCATTGGGGGTGATTCATGCGGCAGTGATGGCAAGATTAGGCTATAAAGTATTATTAATTGAACGCTTGCCCTTTGGTCGAATGAACCGAGAATGGAATATTTCTCGCAGTGAGTTAAAAAGTTTAATTGATTTAGGATTATTTACCCCGACTGAAATCGAAAGTTTTATCGCTAGAGAATATAAAGACGGTTTTCATAAGTTTTTTGATGCCTATAATCCTGAATTTGCAAAATCTCAAGTTCTGCATACGCCAACGGTTTTAAATGTGGCTTTAAATGCCGAAATCTTGCTAAAATTATCAGGAGAAAAACTTAAACAAGCTGGGGGAGAAATTTGGGATGAAACAGAGTTTTTAAAAGCTGATATTAATCCCAATTTAGTTAATATTAAATCCCTCTATCTTCCTACCCAAACGGAACGAACTGCAACCGCAAGGTTATTAGTCGATGCCATGGGAACTGCGTCTCCCATTGCTTGGCAATTGAACGGAGGACGGGCGTTTGATAGCGTTTGTCCGACGGTTGGCGCGGTAATTGATGGCGGGTTTGAACCGGGGGTTTGGGATGCCACTTATGGAGATGTCTTAAATACTCATGGGGATATTTCAAGGGGAAGACAGTTGATTTGGGAACTGTTTCCAGGGTCAGGAAATGAGTTAACCTTTTATTTATTTCACTATCATCAAGTCAACCCTAAAAATCCAGGTTCTCTATTAGAAATGTATGAGGACTTTTTCACAATTTTACCCGAATATCGTCGATGTGATCTGGATAAATTAGTTTGGAAAAAACCAACTTTTGGTTATATTCCGGGACATTTTAGTAATGGAAGTAGCGATCGCAAAGTCGGGTTTGATCGGTTAATTTTAATTGGGGATGCTGCCTCTTTACAATCTCCTTTAGTCTTTACTGGATTTGGATCTTTAGTGCGAAATTTATCTCGATTAACGGATTTATTAAATACGGCTTTAAAACATAATTTATTAACGGCACATTGGTTAGATAAAATTCGGGCGTATCAAACCAATATTTCTGTAACCTGGTTATTTTCTAAAGGAATGATGGTTCCCACGGGGAAATATTTACCCCCAGCAAAAATTAACTCGATTTTAAATACCTTTTTTGGGGTTTTAGCGATCGCACCCCAAGACATTGCAGAAACCTTTATTAAAGATCGAACAACTTGGTGGATTTTTACAAAATTAGCCTTAAAAGCCGCCCGCATAAACCCTCTGCTATTAGTTTGGATTTTAGACTTTATAACCCTGGGGGAAGTCCTGCGATGGACAAAGAATTTTATCCTGTTTATGGCGTTATCTGTGGTGAGTTTCCTATTCGGTTGGCTTCCCAATTTCACCCGCCAAATTCAACCTTGGTTAGAACCCCGTTATCCTAAACTTTGGATGTGGTTATTAACAACCAGTTATGCTTTAACCGATGGTCTGGGAAAACCCCAAACTCCACCTTTAAAAGCATTAAAACTCAAGATGTCATAA
- a CDS encoding AAA-like domain-containing protein — translation MNNNPPSRYDYQVGGSLPVDAPTYIKRLADQEFYDALKQGEFCYVLNCRQMGKSSLRVQTRRRLEDEGYACVAIDITAIGTLEITPEQWYRGMIEEISNSLELYTEFDSEEWWENHQHLSFTQRFGRFLEDILLKLITKPIVIFIDEIDSILSLPFKIDDFFALIRECYNHRADQPIYQRLTFALLGVTTPPDLIQDKRRTPFNIGRGIELTGFQLTESHRLADGFIDQTDNPEKVLEAVLNWTGGQPFLTQKLCKLIRETEQKIPLNKETEWVENLVQDRIITNWEGQDTPEHLRTIRDRILRSGHQRTGRLLGLYQQILQQQGIAAEDNPDQVMLRLSGLVVKQQGKLNVYNQIYATVFNLTWVEKALADLRPYSEAFSAWEKSGRQDESRLLQGEALKEAKKWAEGKSLSSEDYQYLAASEELDKRAMQAELEAQKQANEILVNAQQEANIIIQEAQRKQKQAEAAVKAAELKLAATEVRLKASSARELFSQGQGLLALKEALTAAQQLKKLDPSVWKKNNTRWQTVTTLQKMLCDIRERNSWKGHEDWIWSVSWSPDGQTLASGSGDNTIKLWSREGQLLHTLNGHEDSVWSVSWSPDGQTLASGSDDNTIKLWSREGQLLHTLQSHESWVISVSWSPDGQTLASGSVDKTIKLWSREGQLLHTLNDYKNSVYSVSWSPDGQTLASGSGDKTIKLWSRKGQLLHTLNGHEDWVRSVSWSPDGQTLASGSFDNTIKLWSQGGQLLQTLNGYESSFSSVSWSPDGKTLASGSEDKTIKLWWSREGQLLRTLNGHKYWVWSVSWSPDGQTLASGSHDNTIKLWNFDLDQLMVSACKWMKDYLENSSSVSEEDRHLCDGVTVKQNSKP, via the coding sequence ATGAATAATAATCCCCCATCTCGCTATGATTATCAAGTCGGGGGGAGTCTTCCCGTTGATGCTCCTACCTATATTAAAAGATTGGCTGATCAGGAATTTTACGACGCTTTAAAACAGGGAGAATTTTGCTATGTTCTCAACTGTCGTCAGATGGGAAAATCCAGTTTAAGGGTGCAAACCAGACGGCGGTTAGAGGATGAAGGATATGCTTGTGTGGCGATTGATATTACCGCCATTGGAACTTTAGAAATCACCCCCGAACAGTGGTATCGAGGGATGATTGAAGAAATTAGTAATAGCTTAGAATTATATACGGAATTTGACTCGGAGGAATGGTGGGAAAATCATCAACATTTATCGTTTACTCAACGGTTTGGCAGGTTTTTAGAAGACATTCTTCTGAAATTAATTACAAAACCGATTGTGATTTTTATTGATGAAATTGATAGTATTTTAAGTTTACCGTTTAAAATTGATGACTTTTTTGCCTTAATTCGAGAGTGTTATAATCATCGTGCTGATCAACCGATTTATCAACGGTTAACCTTTGCCTTATTAGGGGTGACAACGCCACCGGATTTAATTCAAGATAAACGACGCACCCCGTTTAATATTGGTCGAGGGATAGAATTAACCGGATTTCAATTAACAGAATCTCATCGCCTCGCCGATGGATTTATAGATCAAACTGATAACCCTGAAAAGGTATTAGAAGCGGTGTTAAATTGGACTGGAGGACAACCGTTTTTAACGCAAAAACTCTGTAAATTAATTCGGGAAACGGAGCAGAAAATTCCCTTAAATAAAGAGACAGAATGGGTGGAAAATTTAGTTCAAGACCGAATTATTACCAACTGGGAAGGACAGGACACTCCCGAACATTTAAGAACAATTCGAGATCGGATTCTACGTTCAGGACATCAACGCACGGGACGACTTCTCGGACTCTATCAACAAATTTTACAACAACAGGGAATTGCTGCGGAAGATAACCCCGATCAAGTGATGTTGCGACTATCGGGATTAGTGGTAAAACAGCAGGGAAAACTCAACGTTTATAATCAAATTTATGCAACGGTTTTTAATTTAACTTGGGTAGAAAAAGCCTTAGCAGATTTACGACCCTACTCAGAAGCGTTTAGTGCTTGGGAAAAGTCAGGACGTCAGGATGAGTCACGGTTATTGCAGGGGGAAGCGTTAAAAGAAGCGAAAAAATGGGCTGAGGGAAAAAGCCTGAGTAGTGAAGATTATCAATATTTAGCCGCGAGTGAAGAATTAGATAAACGGGCGATGCAAGCGGAATTAGAGGCTCAAAAACAAGCCAATGAAATTTTAGTTAATGCCCAACAGGAAGCTAATATTATCATCCAAGAGGCTCAAAGGAAACAGAAACAAGCTGAAGCCGCCGTCAAAGCAGCAGAATTAAAATTGGCAGCTACAGAAGTTAGATTAAAAGCGTCTTCTGCACGGGAATTATTCAGTCAGGGTCAAGGATTATTAGCATTAAAAGAAGCTTTAACCGCAGCCCAACAACTCAAAAAATTAGATCCTTCTGTTTGGAAAAAAAATAATACCCGTTGGCAAACCGTCACCACCCTTCAAAAAATGTTATGTGACATCAGAGAGCGGAATAGCTGGAAGGGCCATGAGGATTGGATCTGGAGTGTGAGTTGGAGTCCCGACGGCCAAACCCTCGCTTCTGGGAGTGGTGACAACACCATTAAGCTGTGGAGTCGAGAGGGTCAACTGTTGCACACTCTCAACGGCCATGAGGATTCGGTTTGGAGTGTGAGTTGGAGTCCCGACGGCCAAACCCTGGCTTCTGGGAGTGATGACAACACCATTAAGCTGTGGAGTCGAGAGGGTCAACTGTTGCACACTCTCCAAAGCCATGAGAGTTGGGTCATCAGTGTGAGTTGGAGTCCCGACGGTCAAACCCTGGCTTCTGGGAGTGTTGACAAGACTATTAAGCTGTGGAGTCGAGAGGGTCAACTGTTGCACACTCTCAACGACTATAAGAATTCGGTCTATAGTGTGAGTTGGAGTCCCGACGGCCAAACCCTGGCTTCTGGGAGTGGTGACAAGACTATTAAGCTGTGGAGTCGAAAGGGTCAACTGTTGCACACTCTCAACGGCCATGAGGATTGGGTCAGGAGTGTGAGTTGGAGTCCCGACGGCCAAACCCTCGCTTCTGGGAGTTTTGACAACACCATTAAGCTGTGGAGTCAAGGGGGTCAACTGTTGCAGACTCTCAACGGCTATGAGAGTTCATTCAGCAGTGTGAGTTGGAGTCCCGACGGTAAAACCCTGGCTTCTGGGAGTGAAGACAAGACCATTAAGCTGTGGTGGAGTCGAGAGGGTCAACTGTTGCGGACTCTCAACGGCCATAAGTATTGGGTCTGGAGTGTGAGTTGGAGTCCTGACGGCCAAACCTTGGCTTCTGGGAGTCATGACAACACCATCAAACTGTGGAATTTTGATTTGGATCAATTAATGGTATCGGCTTGTAAGTGGATGAAGGATTATCTGGAGAATAGTTCGAGTGTGAGTGAGGAGGACAGACATTTGTGTGATGGGGTGACGGTGAAGCAGAATTCTAAGCCTTGA